A single window of Streptomyces sp. NBC_00464 DNA harbors:
- a CDS encoding dihydrofolate reductase family protein: MRKLVYYIASSLDGFIAGPDGADPTGPDGFWPIPEDYVGHLIAEYPETLPGPARAALSITAEGTHFDTVVEGRRSYEIGLKAGVTDAYPHLRHLVFSRTLGESPDSAVEVVATDPVARVRALKEEDGKDIWLVGGGELAGSLYSEIDTLIVKLSPMTIGAGIPLFSHKATFDPTAWTLTDHTVLGSGAAFLTYERATTSVGLTVTDD, from the coding sequence GTGCGCAAGCTCGTGTACTACATCGCTTCCAGCCTCGACGGCTTCATTGCCGGGCCGGACGGCGCCGACCCCACCGGACCGGACGGATTCTGGCCGATCCCGGAGGACTACGTCGGGCACCTGATCGCCGAGTACCCGGAAACCCTCCCCGGCCCGGCGCGCGCCGCGCTTTCGATCACGGCGGAGGGCACGCACTTCGACACGGTCGTCGAGGGGCGCCGCTCGTACGAGATCGGCCTCAAGGCCGGCGTCACCGACGCCTACCCGCACCTGCGGCACCTCGTGTTCTCCCGCACGCTGGGCGAGAGCCCCGACTCCGCCGTGGAGGTCGTCGCCACCGATCCGGTCGCGCGGGTGCGGGCGTTGAAGGAGGAGGACGGCAAGGACATCTGGCTGGTCGGCGGCGGCGAGCTGGCCGGTTCCCTGTACTCCGAGATCGACACACTCATCGTCAAGCTCAGCCCGATGACCATCGGTGCGGGCATTCCGCTCTTCTCCCACAAGGCCACGTTCGACCCGACCGCCTGGACGCTGACGGATCACACCGTCCTCGGCAGCGGGGCGGCGTTCCTCACGTACGAGCGCGCCACGACCAGCGTGGGGCTCACGGTCACCGACGACTGA
- a CDS encoding cellulase family glycosylhydrolase, giving the protein MRTARSTARSARHKSPVTVLLTVLATVLGLLALGGLAPAQAATAAATGLHISDGRLVEGNGNDFVMRGVNHAHTWYPGETQSLADIKATGANTVRVVLSDGFRWSKNSPEDVAAVIAQCKANRLICVLEVHDTTGYGEDAAAGTLDHAADYWISLKDVLAGQEDYVIINIGNEPWGNTDPAGWTAPTTAAIQKLRAAGFAHTIMVDAPNWGQDWQGVMRDNAQAVYDADTTGNLIFSIHMYSVYNTAQKVTDYLNAFVDAGLPLVIGEFGGPADQYGDPDEDTMMATAEQLKLGYIAWSWSGNTDPILDLTIGFDPTQLSSWGERIFHGANGIAQTSREATVYGGGTSEDTEAPTAPGAPAASAVTDTSATLTWTASSDNVAVAGYDVVRVSGTTETAVASSATNTVAVTGLTADTAYSFAVYARDAAGNRSARSATASVTTDEGGTTPGVGCSVGYRVVGQWSGGFQGEITIRNTGTTTIDGWTLGFAFANGQTVTNMWGGTPTQTGGSVSVAPASYTSTIAANGSVTVGFTGSQSGTNAAPAAFTLSGATCAAA; this is encoded by the coding sequence GTGAGAACAGCACGGAGCACAGCGAGAAGCGCAAGGCACAAGAGTCCCGTCACCGTCCTCCTGACCGTCCTGGCCACCGTCCTCGGGCTCCTCGCCCTCGGCGGCCTCGCCCCGGCGCAGGCCGCCACCGCCGCCGCGACCGGGCTGCACATCAGCGACGGCCGACTGGTCGAGGGCAACGGCAACGACTTCGTCATGCGCGGGGTCAACCACGCCCACACCTGGTACCCCGGCGAGACCCAGTCGCTGGCCGACATCAAGGCGACGGGCGCCAACACCGTCCGCGTCGTTCTCTCCGACGGCTTCCGCTGGAGCAAGAACAGCCCCGAAGACGTGGCCGCCGTCATCGCCCAGTGCAAGGCCAACCGGCTCATCTGCGTACTCGAGGTGCACGACACCACGGGTTACGGGGAGGACGCCGCCGCCGGCACGCTCGATCACGCCGCCGACTACTGGATCAGCCTGAAGGACGTCCTCGCCGGCCAGGAGGACTACGTCATCATCAACATCGGCAACGAGCCCTGGGGCAACACCGATCCCGCCGGCTGGACCGCGCCCACGACCGCCGCGATCCAGAAGCTGCGCGCCGCCGGGTTCGCGCACACGATCATGGTGGACGCACCCAACTGGGGCCAGGACTGGCAGGGCGTCATGCGGGACAACGCCCAGGCCGTCTACGACGCCGACACCACCGGCAACCTGATCTTCTCGATCCACATGTACAGCGTCTACAACACCGCGCAGAAGGTCACCGACTACCTGAACGCCTTCGTGGATGCCGGACTGCCCTTGGTCATCGGTGAGTTCGGAGGACCGGCCGACCAGTACGGGGACCCGGACGAGGACACCATGATGGCCACCGCCGAGCAGCTGAAGCTCGGTTACATCGCCTGGTCCTGGAGCGGCAACACCGACCCGATCCTCGACCTGACCATCGGCTTCGACCCCACGCAGCTCAGCTCCTGGGGTGAGCGCATCTTCCACGGCGCCAACGGCATCGCCCAGACCTCCCGCGAGGCCACCGTCTACGGCGGCGGCACCTCCGAGGACACCGAGGCCCCGACCGCACCGGGCGCCCCGGCCGCCTCCGCGGTGACGGACACCTCCGCCACCCTGACCTGGACCGCGTCGTCCGACAACGTTGCCGTAGCCGGTTACGACGTCGTCCGCGTCAGCGGCACCACGGAGACGGCCGTCGCCTCCTCCGCCACCAACACCGTCGCCGTCACCGGTCTGACCGCCGACACCGCGTACTCGTTCGCCGTGTACGCGCGCGACGCGGCAGGAAACCGTTCGGCGCGGTCGGCCACGGCGAGCGTCACCACCGACGAGGGCGGCACCACGCCGGGCGTCGGCTGCTCCGTCGGCTACCGCGTCGTCGGCCAGTGGTCGGGCGGCTTCCAGGGTGAGATCACCATCCGCAACACCGGCACCACCACCATCGACGGCTGGACGCTGGGCTTCGCCTTCGCCAACGGCCAGACCGTCACCAACATGTGGGGCGGAACCCCCACGCAGACCGGCGGTTCGGTGAGCGTCGCCCCCGCGTCGTACACCTCCACGATCGCCGCGAACGGCTCGGTCACCGTCGGCTTCACCGGCAGCCAGAGCGGTACGAACGCGGCCCCGGCCGCGTTCACCCTCAGCGGCGCCACCTGCGCCGCCGCGTGA
- a CDS encoding NADP-dependent oxidoreductase, protein MRAVVVRAVGGPEALEVVEVPVPVPGAGQVRVRVEAAAVNPVDAATRSGALVSAGLMAPREVIGVGWDTAGLIDEVGAGVVAFAPGDRVIGVRDRLDVALGTYAEFVVLDAAAVAPAPDRLSAAEAATLPLNGLTALQALDQLDPEPGATLLVTGAAGAVGGYAVELAALRGVRVVASAAAEDEAFVRSVGARWFVPRSADLADAVRDLVPGGVDAALDAAVVGLPALGAVRNRGAFVSVVAGAAPLPLRGIRVYEQWVAADSAALGRLSSLAGTGQLTLRVAGTMPLQEAGRAHRRLAEGGLRGRLVLVP, encoded by the coding sequence CGTGTCGAGGCCGCGGCCGTGAACCCGGTTGATGCCGCGACACGCTCCGGGGCCCTCGTCTCCGCCGGGCTGATGGCGCCGCGTGAGGTCATCGGCGTGGGGTGGGACACCGCCGGGCTGATCGATGAAGTGGGCGCGGGGGTGGTGGCGTTCGCACCCGGGGACCGCGTGATCGGGGTGCGGGACAGGCTGGACGTCGCGCTGGGCACCTATGCCGAGTTCGTCGTGCTGGACGCGGCCGCCGTCGCACCTGCCCCCGACCGGCTGTCCGCCGCCGAGGCGGCGACCCTGCCCCTGAACGGCCTCACCGCCCTCCAGGCCCTGGACCAACTCGATCCGGAGCCGGGCGCGACCCTCCTCGTGACGGGCGCGGCGGGGGCAGTGGGCGGGTACGCGGTGGAGCTGGCCGCCCTGCGCGGGGTGCGGGTGGTGGCGAGTGCCGCGGCGGAGGACGAGGCGTTCGTCCGAAGTGTGGGCGCCCGGTGGTTCGTTCCACGGTCGGCCGACCTCGCCGACGCCGTACGCGACCTGGTTCCCGGTGGCGTGGACGCCGCCCTGGATGCCGCCGTCGTCGGACTGCCCGCGCTCGGAGCCGTACGCAACCGCGGCGCCTTCGTCTCCGTCGTCGCCGGTGCCGCGCCCCTCCCGCTCCGGGGGATCCGCGTGTACGAGCAGTGGGTCGCGGCCGACAGTGCCGCCCTCGGCCGGCTCTCCTCGCTGGCCGGCACCGGGCAGCTCACCCTGCGTGTGGCCGGGACGATGCCCCTCCAGGAGGCGGGCCGGGCCCATCGTCGGCTGGCCGAGGGCGGACTGCGGGGGCGGTTGGTCCTCGTTCCCTGA